The window taaaaaaaaatattacaagTAGTTAAAGTACCCATACAAGTACTCGAAAAAGCTACTCAATTACAGTAACAGGAGTAGTTGTAATTAGTTACTTGACACCTCTGATTTTAAGTTTCAAATGTATCATCTTAACAGCTACTGCTACGTATTCAAACCAATGTGTCTCAGTCCTCCAGAGATGCAGTTATGTTCTGGTTTCTCATTAGAACTGTATTGATCCATTAGAGAAGTTGACAACCCAACCAGATGTGAATAAGATGTCGATGACCAGGTAATGAAGAGGTACTGAAGCTGCCATTGTGTACACAAGCCTAAAGGACAGTTCTGTAGGGATATCTCCAGCTGACTAAAACACCAACAACCTCAGTGCTTTGAAAGATACATATTAGATTGTTGTTCATATGAGTGTTTGAATTCTGTAGCCTACACTGAAATATCAACTTCCTTTAACAACAGCTGCCCAGGAGTAGTCAGTCCTGCATCAAAGGCTTGGAAACGTTCTATCTACAAACCCATAAACATCTCAGCATTGGTAAACAGTTCATTATATGGATCagactacagtacagtgcattcggaaagtattcagaccccttgactttttccacattttgttactttatatccttattctaaaattgattaattcAATTTTtatatcatcaatctacacacaataccccacaatgacaaagcaaaaacgggttttaggaattttttgcaaatgtattaaaaataaaacaagtaccttatttacataagtattcagaccttttgctataagactcaaaattgagctcaggtgcatcctgtttccattgattatccttgagatgtttctacaacttgattggagtccacctatggtaaattccattgattgcacatgatttggagagacacacacctgtttatataaggtcccacagttgacagtgcatgtcagagcaaaaaccaagccatgaggttgaaggaattgtcccaAAGGctgcgagacaggattgtgtcgaggcacagatctggagaagggtacgaaaaaatgtctgcagcattgaaggtccccaagaccacagtagcctccatcattcttaaatggaagaagtttggaaccatcaagactcttcttagagctggccgcccggccaaactgagcaattgggggagaagggccttggtcagggatgtgatggtcccgagttcctctgtggagatgggagaaccttcctgaaggacaaccgtctctgcctcacaccaccaatcaggcctttatggtagagtggcctgatTGGGGACAACgaccaggacaacgaccctaagcacacagccaagataaagcaggagtggcatcgggacaagtctctgaatgtcctttagtggcccagccagagcctgtacTTCTCtggaaagacttgaaaatagctgtgcagcgacgctccccctccaacctgacagatcttgagaggatctgcagagaagaatgggagaaacttcccaaatacaggtgtgccaagcttgtagcgtcatactcaagaagaatcgagcctgtaatcgctgccaaaggcgcttcaacaaagtactgagtaaagggtctgaatacttatgtgaagatgatatttcagttttaaatttgtaatacatttgcagctatttctaaaaacctgtttttgctttgttattatggggtattgtgtagattgatgagaattattattttttaaataaattttagagtaagtctgtaacgtaacacaatttggaaaaggtcaagggttctgaatactttctgaatactctGAATATCTGATTGTTTGGTTCAGATGAAAATTGACAGTTATGTCCaagtgtcacgttcgtcataacgaggagaccaaggctcAGCATGATGAGAATACATTCCTATTTATTAAACTAAGAATACTTAAACAAACTAataaaacgaacgtgaagctataaacactagtgctgacacaggcaactatacataggcAATAACCCACAGATaaaccaaggaatatggctacctaaatatggttcccaatcagagacaacgataagcagctgcctctgattgagaaccaatccaggcaaccatagacatataaacacctagactagaaaaccCCCTaggacatacaaaaccccctagacaatacaaaaaactaaacaaaccaccccttgtcaaggtcagggcgtgacaccaagaGTAGTTTGATGTTGTCCAAAGTGATACTTGTGTTTCTCATTGTTTGATAAATATAAAAAGTCATTCTCTCTGGGTGAATttaatattttgttgttgtttgagcATTTTCTGGTGTCTCTGCAAAAGCACAGTTTAGCACGCCATCATGTTATTTGATCTACATTTATTTGTAGAACAAGCTTGTGTTGTCTTGTTTACAGTGCCAAAGTTTTTGTGTTAAAAATAAATGGCAATATATTTTTAGCagtacatttttaaatgttttttatgtAGGCGACATTATGATGTTTAGTGTTGATTAAATGGTTGAAAAATTATGGTGTGTGGTGTTTCAATGTTGCTGTCCTGTACTTTTCCTCAACACACCCCCCAACATCCGGGCTGTTCACCCTGCTAACATCTAAAAggcagagacagtacaggtgcatcaaagctgggacagagagactgaaaaacagcttagcCGGCCTCTGTCCAGTactctgccctgaaccttagacacGGTCACTAAACGGCTACCATCCGGCACTCAACCCtgtaccttagagactgctgccctatgtacagtacatagccattgaacactggccacttaataatgtttacatactgtttaacccacttcacatgtatatactgtattctacacacCTTTTCAATTAACATAATGTCTATACGCACCATTCTCATACATGCAGTATATACACtgatcaaaaaaataaagggaacactaaaataacacatcctagatctgaataaatgaaataatcttattaaatacttttttctatacatagttgaatgtgctgacatcaaaatcacacaaaacttatcaatggaaatcaaatttatcaacccatggaggtctggatttggagtcacactcaaaattaaagtggaaaaccacactacaggctgatccaactttgatgtaatgtccttaaaacaagtcaaaatgaggctcagtagtgtgtgtggcctccacgtgcttgtatgacctccctacaacgcctgggcatgctcctgatgaggtggctgatggtctcctgagggatctcctcccagacctggactaaagcatccgccaactcctggacagtctgtggtgcaacgtggcgttggtggatggagcgagacatgatgtcccagatgtgctcaattggattcaggtctcgggaatgggcgggccagtccatagcatcaatgccttcctcttgcaggaactgctgaccaGCATATTTTGCCAAGAGGTTTTGCACTGTGTATTTAAATACTCTGTTCTTGACATAGCTCATTCTATCATTTCAACAATTGTACACTGCCTCgtagttatactgtatatacacaccgcattgtcacgccctgaccatagtttactttgtattttctatgttttgattggtcagggtgtgatctgagtgggtattctatgtttcatgtcttgtttgtctatttctatgttcagcctgatatggttctcagtcagaggcaggtgttcgtcattgtctctgattgggaaccatatttaggtagcctgggtttcactgtgtgtttgtgggtgattgttcctgtctatgtgttttcaccagataggctgtttaggttttcgttacgttcgttattttgtagtgtttgtgtttagtgtgttttttcattaaacatgaatcgcaataatcacgctgcattttggtccgactctccttctcatcaagaaaaccgttacagaatcacccaccaccaacggaccaagcagcgtgtcaacaggcaggagcagcgcgaggagaagcgcaataaggatttctggacatgggaggaaatcctcgacgggagaggaccctgggctaaaccaggggagtgtaaccgcactaaggtgcagcgggagaagaaacaacaggaacagcccaaggaggagtacagtatggagtatactacttgggaggagatcgacaggtgggcggccgacccagggagagtgccggagcccgcctgggattcgctggagcagtgcgaggagggttaccgtagaatggaggcggtgaaagcagagaggcgctggtatgagaaggcagcacggcgacgcggatggaagcctgagaggcagccccaaaaatttcttggggggggggggctaacagggagtatggctatgccaggtaggagacctgagcagactccctgtgcttaccggggggctagagagaccggacaggcaccgtgttatgcagtggtgcgcacggtgtctccagtgcgggtgcatagcccggtgcggtatattccagctccgcgtgtctgccgggctagattgagcgtcgagcctaatgccatgaagccggctctacgcagctggtccccagtgcgtctccttgggccggcttacatggcaccagccttgcgctcggtgtctccggttcgcctgcatagcccagtgcgggctattccacctcgccgcactggcagggcgaccgtgagcattcaaccaggtaaggttgggcaggctcggtgctcaagagctccagtgcgcctgcacggtccggtttttccagtaccacctccacaccccagccctccggtagcagctccccgcaccaggcttcctgtgcgtgtccttggcccagtaccaccagtgccagtaccacgcatcaggcctacagtgcgcctcgcctgtttagcgctgtcagagctttccgcctctacagcgctgccggagtctcccgcctgttcagaactgccagttagcatagagctgccagttagcatagagctgccagttagcttagagctgccagttagcaaggagctgccagtctgcaaggagctgccagtctgcaaggagctgccagtctgcatggagctgccagtctgcatagagctgccagtctgcatggagctgccagtctgcaaggagccgccagagctgcctgtctgcaggatgccgccaaagctgccagtctgcaaggagccgccagagctgccagtctgcaaggagccgccagagccgccagtctgcaaggagccgccagagccgccagtctgcaaggagccgccagagccgccagtcagcatggagccgccagagccgccagtcagcatggagccgccagagccgccagtcagcatggagcagccagggccgccagtcagcatggagcagccagggccgccagtcagcatggagcagccagggccgccagtcagcatggagcagccagggccgccagtcagcatggagcagccagggccgccagtcagcatggagcagccagggccgccagtcagcatggagcagccagggccgccagtcagcatggagcagccagggccgccagtcagcatggagcagccagggccgccagtcagcatggagcagccagggccgccagtcagcatggagcagccagtcagcatggagcagccagtcagcatggagcagccagagcagccagtcagcatggagcagccagagcagccagtcagcatggagcagccagagctgccagtcagcatggagcagccagtcagcatggagcagccagagctaccagtcatcatggagcagccagtcagcatggagcagccagagctgccagtcgaccagactcttccagagctgccagtcgaccagactcttccagagctgccagtcgaccagactcttccagagctgccagtcgtccagactcttccagatctgccagtcgtccagactcttccagatcggccagtcgtccagactctctcagatcggccagtcgtccagattctcccagatctgccagtcgaccagattctcccagatccgccagtcgaccagattctcccagatccgccagtcgaccagattctcccagatccgccagtcgaccagattctcccagatccgccagtcgaccagattctcccagatccgccagtcgaccagattctcccagatccgccagtcgaccagattctcccagatctgctagtcgaccaggatctgctgaaaccgccagccagccaggttctggtagtttctactacctgcctgggcttcctctcagtgctgagcttcttctcagtgctgagcttcttctcagtgctgagcttcctctcagtgctgagctacctatctgtcccgagttacctctgtcccgagctgtccctctgtcccatgttatcattgtggtgggtaacctatttagggacgtttaggagggggattaaaactgtcatggagtggggtccacgtccagcgccagagccgccaccgcggacagatgcccacccagaccctcccctataggttcaggttttgcggccggagtccgcaccttgggggggggggggtactgtcacgccctgaccatagtttactttgtattttctatgttttgattggtcagggtgtgatctgagtgggtattctatgtttcatgtcttgtttgtctatttctatgttcagcctgatatggttctcagtcagaggcaggtgttcgtcattgtctctgattgggaaccatatttaggtagcctgggtttcactgtgtgtttgtgggtgattgttcctgtctatgtgttttcaccagataggctgtttaggttttcgttacgttcgttattttgtagtgtttgtgtttagtgtgttttttcattaaacatgaatcgcaataatcacgctgcattttggtccgactctccttctcatcaagaaaaccgttacacgcATGTTAATTTATATACTGGAGTCTTGGCATAGCTCACTAATATAGCTACTGCTGTacatcattcttagtatatattgTGTAAATTAATCTGGTGTAGATACATATAGATTGCATTTAGATTACTGTTACATTGCTATTTGGGTTAATTGGATTCGTTCAGACATTAAGATGTTCATTGTTATTTTAAATATTTGTGTACCcgtttgacattttactgcattgttagtaACTAGTAACAAACATTTTGCTTCACCCGCTATAAAATCTGCTTAACTACGTATGCAATCAATAAAGTCTGATTGGATTTTGATAGCATGTCCCTCCAGGGAACATGCAGTACTCAACATTCCAACCACCTGCTTTAttctgctttttatttatttcacctttatttaaaccaggtaggccagttgagaacaagttctcatttacagctgcgaCCTAGGCCCTCACACTGAATTTTAACATACTCAGTCTCCCACACAGTGGGATGCTCAGACTCCCTCAAGGTAATTCATAGTTTGGTCTAGGTCCTAAGTGATATTTTGGCTCTGCTTATTATCACAATCATTATGGGTACTCCAGCATCCCATGATGTCATTAATGAGCCATAGGTGATCTCTGTTTCAGGAGACCTGATTGGCCATCAGGCATTTGATATGACCTTTTCAATCTCAATCTAAACTGGCATACAAGGAGGACAGGAAACACTCCAGAGCCTCACCTCTCCATCTGCTATGCCTCTTCTCTTGACAGTCAGTGCCTTAATCCCCCTCTTCTCACAGACAAAGGAAAGACATCAGGGAGAAGATGGTGACTGTTGAGATGCACTCACAATGCCCAGACACCTTGTCTTTTGTCAAGTAGATGGCTAGGCCAGGTTTCAGGGGTTGATACAGTATTTGATGGGGCTTCCCCTACTGTTTATGTAATTGGGTAACATGTCCACGTCAACATAAGGGGTTTATGACAAAAGAAAAGCTATTTTGGATATGTTGAATATGACCATTTATTAGAAAATATAGCATCCTGAGAAAAGCTACAAATCAGTCAACTCAGTTTCTATTAAACCAAGAAAAACAAAACCATTCATTTGTTCAGTCACCAACTCACTGCTAAAACCCCTGAACAAGTAGAAGTTGATTAAAATAGCAATATATACAAATTaccaaacatttgtaaaaaagttGCAGTTTCAGTGTTACTGGTAAAGCAGGAAAGCCTGGAGTCTGTAAGGGAGGAAGAGGGCTGATGTTCTGTCCAGACGAGCCTGTCCCAAACTCCTCCGAATGCAGAACCGACACAGCTGAGAAAGAGTGCAGGGAcctggggagaaagaggtgaggcAGTAAGGGGGTAGAACAAAGGGGAATGAGATATGTTGATAGCCTTCCATCAGTAGACATGCACTAatagcccactgggcacagatgtaaaTTCCccgtctattccatgttggttcaagtTAACTTCACTGAAATGAAGTGGGAACAATGTTGATTAAAACATTGTGTTCCCAGTGGGACGTTTGGTTAGAGTCATGTATGCATGGATGTGCGTGTGAATGCATTAATAAAACAAGTATTTTCACCTCTTTTCTGTATTGTAGTTCTGACTGTACTGTCGCAAGCTGCCAGCTCCAGAGGAGTCTTCCCGTCTGAATTCCTACAACTCCCATCAGCCCCGTAGTCCATCAGAAGCTCCACCACCCTGACTTCTCCCCCTAGCACTGCAGCATGTAATGGTGTGTCATGACCACACCCACCCTGGACATCAACACCTGATTGCAGCAGTCTCTCCACACAGTCGGTGGCCTGGGCCAGACAGGCTGTGTACAAAGGGGTTCCCACACCAGGCAGCTCCAGGTCTATGTGGAATCCATGGGACAGCAACACCTCTAGACACTCCCTGTGACCTGGGGAGGGAAACAACTTTTACTGAGTACAATGTTTACCATTATGCTGCATGAAATGGTCATTCTGAGTCACAGCACATAAAATAAATCCACATGCACACTTACCTCGCTTTGCAGCCTGGTGGATgggtgatgccaggtgatggacaGCATGGGTGTTGGggctgtactgtagaatcagtcTGACACAGGCAACACTCCCACTGCTGCAGGCATTGAATAGGGGTGTGGCTCCATCAGTCGATACCATCTCCacctgcagacacacagagagcaatCACATGAAGCGGCTTTAGGTTAGACGCTACCTATATATTGGTAAAAACAATCATTTATCACCTGTGATTATTCCTAGTTTGAGCGAGAGAAAAAACATGGTGTCCTTACATTGGCCCCATTCTCAAGTAGGAAAGTGGTGCAGGCGTAATGTCCTCCGAGGCAGGCCTCGTGGAGGGGAGAGACCCTGTCCATTGTCAGCATGTCCACAGGAAACCCCTGAgagtggagaagatggaggacTTCATGtctatgtgatgtgtgtgttttgtttagtGTCAGTATGTCATTTTTATGGCAGCTTTATTACTGTAAGACATGGTTTTGACTGTCTACCTGTGAGACTAGAGTCCTCAGGATCAGGAGTCTACCCTGGTAGGCGGCATCGTGAAGAGGAGTCCTGTCTGACCACAAGTCTGTggaaacacacacaaaatcatgCATACTGTAGCCTGTCCAAACAAAGCACATCATTATCAGACAATCAACCTCCTGGACCTCAGAGACACTGAAGCCCAGTTCCTGCCCCGGTATCACAGAAAACACTACCTGGGAGAACTAAACAACCACACTGACTTCCTCTCTCCCCCAAACTGGTTGTACTAACTGGTTCATCTCATCAACAGAAGTAAATGAATATGCATCAGACAAAGCTGTTGGAACAGCCAGGAGAGGTCATGTGCAAATGAGAGGCACTGTAAGGGAAATGTAGTCTCACATACtcaagtagggggggggggggaatttgttttttgacaacttttactccactacactcccaaagaaaatgtactttttacaccaACGTACTTGTTACATTATGAATGCTTAagaggacaggaaaattgtcaaaaatCACACACTTAGAGAATATCCCTGTGCATCACTACTGTCTCTGATTTGGCAGACtccctaaacacaaatgcttagtttgtaagtTACATCTgtgttggaatgtgcccctgactaactgtaaataaaaaaaatacaattgtgcAGTTTGATTTGCCTAATAATGAATTTTAAATGAAATACTTTGAATATTTAATATCAAATACTTAGTCTtgtactcaagtagtatttgccTGGGTGACTTTCACATTTACTTGaggcattttctattaaggtactgTATTGTTACTCTGCATATCTACTGCATATCTGATGTAGCTGTAacatacagagcattcagaaagtattcagaacataACCTTTCCCAcacgttacgttacagccttattctaaaatcgacacacaatatcccaaaatgacaaagcaaaaacagatcttTACAAATGttatatgaaaataaatataagtattcagactctttactcagtactttgttgaagcacctttggcagtgattaaagcgttgagtcttcttgggtatgaccttacaagcttggcacacctttgtttggagagtttctcccattcttctttgcagatcctctcaagccctgtcaggttgaatgggaagcgtcgctgcacagctattttcaggtctctccagaaatgtttgatcgatcgggttcaagtccgggatctggcCACTCAGAGACGcccctcctgcgttgtcttggctgtgtgcatagggttgttgtcctgttggaaggttaacctttttcccagtctgaggccctgagcactccggaggtttcatcaaggatctcactgtactttgctccgttcatctttgcctcgatcctgactgactagtctcccagtccctgcagttGAAAAATATTGCAACAGCCTGATGCTGCCATCCCCCTGCTTCACCATTAAGGACCGATTGGTGGAGTGcggcagagatgattgtccttctggaaggttctcccatctccacagagaactCCGAGTGACCATCTGGGTTCTCGGTCACCTCCTTaaccaagtcccttctccccagattgctcagtttgtcttcatggttccaaacttcattcATTTAactatgatggaggccactgtgtttgttgggatcttcaatgctgccaacatttttagtacccttccccagatctgtgcctgaacacaattccttcaacctcatggcttggttctttctgacatgcaccgtcaactgtgggaccttatatagacaggtgtttgcctttccaaatcacattcaatcaattgaatttaccacaggtggcctccaatcaggttgtagaaacatctcaaggatgatcaatggaaaaggatgaacctgagctcagtttcgtgtctcatagcaaagggtctgaatacttatgtaaataaggtatctggtTTTTTATATttagtacatttgcaaaaattagctttgtcattatggggtgttgtgtgtaagattgctgaggaaatatgtttatttaacccattttagaataccgctgtagcataacaaaatgtgggaaaagttggGGGGAAAATAGAGAAGAATGTAGTAGCGACTGTTGTCCATAAAGAGGCTTCCGAAGGGCGCAGGCGCCCTCGATGACTCGACAACTAGCTTTTGAGATGGACTTGATTCTGTCGCGAACTCACATATATCGAGTGCTTAACGTGTTTGGTCTGAGATTAAGCAAATGTTTCCGGCCATCGCTAAGGCACGGTAATAATGGCACAAGCCAATCAAAGGttgtaacacggaacccaaaccccGTCGTGCATTactgtattttgtccccctacaccaaacgcaatCAAAACTGTTGTGATcgcatttggtgtgggggggacaaaatacattaatgcacgatggcgcacgcgcgcagccggtttgggttccgtgttaaaGCCCCCAGGCATCTCTACCCCAATGCTCCAATTTATGTTAAGTGATCCCAGAGGTCGCTCGGGATAGCTCATACCCATTCGTTTACTACTATGATATGCTGAACAACACCTCTCCTGCTTGCCGTGCTCACACAGATTCAGAGATCCATGTAATGCATCAGCAGCGGGTAATCTGATTTCCAATGACTACTCCGGCAATGCTAATGTGTGTCACCCTAAATGGAACAGTCTCTCACATCTATGTCCCATGGAGAAGCAATAGGCTACAGGCTAACATCACAAATATATCTTATCAATTTCTACACCCCCTCATGAAaatctgtttgtctctctgtgggGGGAATGGTTAAACTGAAGATGGGAAATGGACTGAAATAAAaatgtgcactgtgtgtgtgcgtctgtggcGGTGATTAACGATAACCCCCCCGCGATGATGTCACTACATCAGAAAAACAAGTTTCAAAAATgtcttgctttgtcattacgtggtattgtgtgtagcttgacaAGGAACATttgtaatttaatacattttcgaaTAAGACTAATgtgacaaaatgtgaaaaaattgaaggggtctgaatactttccaaatgcactgtatctttacttttactcaagtatggcaaCTGGTTACTTTATCCATCACTGGGTATTACTAGACTAGACTTTGGTTCCCTTACATTCACAAAAAAAATGATATGCAGTATATTTATTCAGGGCATACATCTGTCGGCTACCCACTGTGCAGATATCAGTTCAACGTTTAgtgttgatttacatttggttggaTTTATCAACTAAAATATTtgaccatgtcattggatttaagtTGCTTCTTTTGTtcttcaaatccaatcagttttccacgttgattcaacgtcatcatatttattttttgggttaaaattacatggaaacaacattgaatCAACCAGTAGGTAGACAGTATTCTTCTTCTAAAAACACACACCAATATATCTTGACCTAactgctctctctttccattctctctctcaccgcCTCTACCAACTTTCTGAAATATCTGAACCAACTCTTGTTCTCAACTCTTAGgaaaacatactgtataatgTGTTTATTCAGGACACCAACCTTCTCTGTTGAACAACACCAATACCACAGACAAAAGCACAGAACACACTGAAGATCTCTTGGCCTCTCTCAAATTGTAAGTGTAACTTTCTTGCTCTCACAGAACACAAACTTGCTAAACAGTATTTACTTTGACAAAGCAGCAGAAGAAAAAGAGAAAACCATACCAGCCATGAGTGAGTTGCATGCCAGTCCACCATAGATATGGAAGGGTCCCCTCCAAGGCCGACTGCACAGGGCAATCTCCGTCTGCACACCAGCCATGGTCAAACAACAGCAGCCTCCTCCACAGTGAATGAACC of the Oncorhynchus clarkii lewisi isolate Uvic-CL-2024 chromosome 3, UVic_Ocla_1.0, whole genome shotgun sequence genome contains:
- the LOC139404089 gene encoding ankyrin repeat and SOCS box protein 11, with protein sequence MAGVQTEIALCSRPWRGPFHIYGGLACNSLMADLWSDRTPLHDAAYQGRLLILRTLVSQGFPVDMLTMDRVSPLHEACLGGHYACTTFLLENGANVEMVSTDGATPLFNACSSGSVACVRLILQYSPNTHAVHHLASPIHQAAKRGHRECLEVLLSHGFHIDLELPGVGTPLYTACLAQATDCVERLLQSGVDVQGGCGHDTPLHAAVLGGEVRVVELLMDYGADGSCRNSDGKTPLELAACDSTVRTTIQKRGPCTLSQLCRFCIRRSLGQARLDRTSALFLPYRLQAFLLYQ